The proteins below are encoded in one region of Serinus canaria isolate serCan28SL12 chromosome W, serCan2020, whole genome shotgun sequence:
- the LOC127060975 gene encoding uncharacterized protein LOC127060975, which translates to MSAPALGLPDVSKPFFLFSHEKQGIALGILAQDLGPYRRAVAYFSKQLDATAKGWPGCLRAVAAVVLNIQEARKFTLGQRMTVLVSHTVSTVLEVKGGHWLSPQRFLKYQAIMVEQDDVEIVVTNIVNPASFLSGNQGEAVHHDCLETIEATYSSRPDLKDTPLDDAETWFTDGSSYVANGKRHAGYAVTTCREVIESGPLPTGTSAQKAEIIALTRALEMAKGKKINIYTDSRYAFGVVHAHGAIWKERGLLTSQGKNIKDAQEIIQLLEAVQLPEKVAIMHIKAHQRVSSELEEGNELADREAKEAAKEKTLEPQWEGPFQVLLTTFTTIKIKEQNAWIHHS; encoded by the exons atgtcagctccagccctgggacttCCAGATGTAAGTAaaccattctttctattttcccatgaaaaacagGGAATTGCCTTGGGAATACTGGCCCAGGACTTGGGTCCATACCGGAGGGCAGTTGCTTACTTCTCCAAGCAACTAGATGCAACAGCCAAAGGATGGCCAGGTTGCCtcagagctgtagcagcagtCGTGCTGAATATTCAGGAGGCACGCAAGTTTACCCTGGGACAAAGAATGACTGTGCTAGTGTCCCATACAGTGTCCACAGTACTGGAAGTAAAGGGTGGCCATTGGCTTTCACCACAGAGGTTCCTGAAATACCAGGCCATCATGGTAGAGCAAGATGATGTAGAAATAGTGGTGACTAATATTGTCAACCCAGCTTCCtttctcagtggaaatcaaGGGGAAGCAGTGCACCACGATTGCCTGGAGACCATTGAAGCTACCTACTCCAGCCGCCCAGACTTAAAGGACACTCCTTTGGACGATGCAGAGACCTGGTTCACTGACGGGAGTAGCTACGTTGCCAATGGAAAGCGACATGCTGGGTATGCAGTGACCACCTGCAGAGAGGTAATAGAATCCGGACCCTTACCAACAGGCACCTCTGCACAGAAGGCCGAGATAATTGCCCTGACCCGTGCCttagaaatggcaaaaggaaagaagataaaCATCTACACAGACTCGAGGTATGCATTCGGAGTAGTGCATGCACATGGAGCCATCTGGAAAGAGAGGGGACTTCTGACCTCACAGGGAAAGAACATCAAAGATGCACAAGAGATAATCCAGCTGTTGgaagcagttcagctgcctgaaaaggtaGCAATTATGCATATCAAGGCACACCAAAGAGTGAGCTCAGaattggaagaaggaaatgagctggcggatagagaggcaaaggaagcagcaaaag agaaaactttGGAACCACAGTGGGAGGGACCGttccaggtgcttctcaccaccttcactACAATCAAGATCAAGGAGCAGAATGCCTGGATCCATCACTCTTGA